The proteins below are encoded in one region of Triticum aestivum cultivar Chinese Spring chromosome 1B, IWGSC CS RefSeq v2.1, whole genome shotgun sequence:
- the LOC123126461 gene encoding plastidal glycolate/glycerate translocator 1, chloroplastic — MAAMMGISALRSHHPLPLSTARPATALPRATSPTSHQPRSLTLLRCRCRCRRSLPHSCCSSSPRASLSPGAPDSAAFMALAPNNAALRHRLIAPNSTAGSGDGAATGGLPSVLGIAHLAVSLGIVLASDKYLKQAFVAASIKFPSALFGMFCIFSVLLVLDTVAPALAKGFMDFFEPATLFIQRWLPLFYVPSLVVLPLAVRDIPAASGLKICLITLGGWFASLAVAGYTALTVRKIVKTELIAAEPMGKPSAFVTLEFWAWGAVFVASFATAFVNPTALGTTARTCLPFMLASTVLGYMVGSGLPAGIKKLLHPIICCALSANLSAVAYGYLSGSGIDAALGDYLTKVPSNPGAGDVLMGFLGSVILSFAFSMFKQRKLVKRHAAEIFTSIAIASTFSLYSTAILGRLIGLEPTLTISILPRCITVALALSIVSFFEGANTSLTAAVVVLTGLIGANFVQAAMDKLGLNDPIARGIGTASSAHGLGTAALSAKEPEALPFCAIAYALTGIFGSLICSSPAVRQSLVFIAG; from the exons ATGGCCGCGATGATGGGGATTTCCGCTTTGCGCTCCCACCACCCGCTCCCCCTGTCGACCGCGCGCCCGGCCACGGCTCTCCCCCGCGCCACGTCGCCGACGTCGCACCAACCCAGGTCGCTCACGCTTCTAcgatgccgatgccgatgccgaCGCAGCCTCCCCCATTCTTGCTGCAGCTCCTCTCCTCGTGCCTCGCTCTCACCGGGCGCCCCCGACTCGGCCGCTTTCATGGCATTGGCTCCCAACAATGCCGCCCTTCGCCACCGCCTCATCGCCCCcaactccaccgccggctccggaGACGGCGCTGCCACCGGAGGCCTGCCCAGC GTTCTTGGCATCGCGCACCTGGCGGTGTCGCTTGGCATCGTGCTGGCGTCGGACAAGTACCTGAAGCAGGCGTTCGTGGCCGCGTCCATCAAGTTTCCCAGCGCCCTCTTCGGCATGTTCTGCATCTTCTCCGTGCTCCTCGTCCTCGACACCGTCGCGCCGGCGCTGGCCAAGGGCTTCATGGACTTCTTCGAGCCCGCCACGCTCTTCATCCAGAGGTGGCTGCCGCTCTTCTACGTCCCCTCCCTCGTCGTCCTGCCCCTCGCCGTCAGGGACATCCCGGCCGCCTCCGGCCTCAAGATCTGCCTGATCACAC TCGGTGGCTGGTTCGCTTCGCTGGCGGTGGCGGGGTACACGGCGCTGACCGTGAGGAAGATCGTCAAGACGGAGCTCATCGCGGCCGAGCCGATGGGCAAGCCGTCCGCCTTCGTGACGTTGGAGTTCTGGGCGTGGGGCGCCGTCTTCGTCGCCTCGTTCGCGACGGCGTTCGTGAACCCCACGGCGCTTGGCACCACGGCCAGGACGTGCCTCCCGTTCATGCTCGCTTCCACTGTACTGGGATACATGGTTGGTTCTGG GTTACCGGCTGGTATCAAGAAATTGTTACACCCGATCATCTGCTGCGCGCTTTCTGCGAATTTGTCGGCGGTCGCATATGGGTACCTCTCCGGGTCCGGAATCGATGCCGCGCTAG GTGATTACCTGACAAAGGTGCCATCGAATCCTGGAGCTGGTGACGTCCTGATGGGATTTCTTGGGTCTGTCATCTTATCATTTGCCTTCTCAATGTTCAAGCAGAGAAAG CTTGTAAAGAGGCACGCGGCAGAAATTTTCACGTCGATCGCCATTGCATCGACATTCTCCCTGTACTCCACAGCCATCCTAGGACGGTTGATTGGGCTGGAGCCAACGTTAACCATCTCCATATTGCCAAGGTGTATAACCGTGGCGTTGGCTCTGAGCATAGTGTCTTTCTTTGAAG GTGCAAACACTTCTCTGACGGCTGCCGTGGTTGTTCTGACGGGCCTGATCGGCGCCAACTTTGTGCAAGCGGCCATGGATAAGCTTGGCCTCAACGACCCCATCGCCAGAGGGATCGGAACAGCCTCCAG TGCTCATGGGTTGGGAACCGCGGCGCTGTCGGCCAAGGAGCCTGAGGCGCTCCCTTTCTGCGCCATCGCCTACGCGCTCACCGGCATTTTTGGCTCCCTGATCTGCTCCTCTCCGGCCGTCAGGCAAAGCCTGGTGTTCATAGCCGGCTGA